The stretch of DNA ttaccccactagtaacacatgccttaccccactagtaacacatgactgaccccactaataacacatgactgaccccactagtaacacatgccttaccccactagtaacacatgactgactccactagtaacacatgccttaccccactagtaacacatgactgaccctactagtaacacatgactgaccccactagtaacacatgactgactccactagtaacacatgccttaccccactagtaacacatgactgaccctactagtaacacatgactgaccccactagtaacacatgactgaccccactagtaacacatgccttaccccactagtaacacatgactgaccccactagtaacacatgactgactccactagtaacacatgccttaccccactagtaacacatgccttaccccactagtaacacatgactgaccctactagtaacacatgactgaccccactagtaacacatgactgactccactagtaacacatgactgaccccactagtaacacatgcctgagcccactagtaacacatgccttaccccactagtaacacatgactgaccccactagtaacacatgactgaccctactagtaacacatgccttaccctactagtaacacatgcctgaccccactagtaacacatgactgaccccactagtaacacatgactgaccccactagtaacacatgactgaccccactagtaacacatgactgaccccactagtaacacatgccttaccccactagtaacacatgactgacccaactagtaacacatgactgacccaactagtaacacatgactgaccccactagtaacacatgccttaccccactagtaacacatgactgaccccactagtaacacatgactgaccccactagtaacacatgactgaccccactagtaacacatgactgactccactagtaacacatgactgaccccactagtaacacatgcctgagcccactagtaacacatgccttacccaactagtaacacatgactgaccctactagtaacacatgactgaccccactagtaacacatgactgaccccactagtaacacatgccttaccccactagtaacacatgccttaccccactagtaacacatgccTGACCCTACTAGTAACACATGCCTtaccccactagtaacacatgactgacccaactagtaacacatgactgaccccactagtaacacatgccTGACCCTACTAGTAACACATGCCTTACtccactagtaacacatgcctgaccccactagtaacacatgactgaccccactagtaacacatgactgaccccactagtaacacatgccttaccccactagtaacacatgccttaccccactagtaacacatgactgaccccactagtaacacatgccttaccccactagtaacacatgccttaccccactagtaacacatgactgaccccactaataacacatgactgaccccactaataacacatgactgaccccactagtaacacatgactgaccccactagtaacacatgccttaccccactagtaacacatgccttaccccactagtaacacatgactgactccactagtaacacatgactgaccccactagtaacacatgccttaccccactagtaacacatgccttaccccactagtaacacatgactgaccccactaataacacatgactgaccccactagtaacacatgccttaccccactagtaacacatgactgaccccactagtaacacatgactgaccccactagtaacacatgccTTACCCTAGTAGTAACACATGACTgaccccactagtaacacatgactgaccttactagtaacacatgccttaccccactagtaacacatgccttaccccactagtaacacatgactgaccctactagtaacacatgactgaccccactagtaacacatgccttaccctactagtaacacatgactgaccctactagtaacacatgactgaccctactagtaacacatgactgaccccactagtaacacatgactgaccccactaataacacatgactgaccccactagtaacacatgccttaccccactagtaacacatgactgaccccactaataacacatgactgaccccactagtaacacatgccttaccccactagtaacacatgactgaccccactagtaacacatgactgaccccactagtaacacatgactgaccccactagtaacacatgactgactccactagtaacacatgcctgaccccactagtaacacatgccttacccaactagtaacacatgactgaccccactagtaacacatgccttaccccactagtaacacatgactgaccccactagtaacacatgactgaccccactagtaacacatgccTTACCCTAGTAGTAACACATGACTgaccccactagtaacacatgactgaccccactagtaacacatgccttaccctactagtaacacatgactgacccaactagtaacacatgactgaccccactagtaacacatgccttaccccactagtaacacatgccttaccccactagtaacacatgccttaccccactagtaacacatgactgaccttactagtaacacatgactgaccccactagtaacacatgcctgaccccactagtaacacatgaatgaccccactagtaacacatgactgaccccactagtaacacatgccttaccccactagtaacacatgccttaccccactagtaacacatgccttaccccactagtaacacacgactgaccccactagtaacacatgccttaccccactagtaacacatgactgaccccactagtaacacatgactgaccccactaataacacatgactgaccccactagtaacacatgccttaccccactagtaacacatgactgaccccactagtaacacatgccttaccccactagtaacacatgactgaccccactagtaacacatgactgaccccactagtaacacatgactgaccccactagtaacacatgccttaccccactagtaacacatgccttaccccactagtaacacatgccttaccccactagtaacacatgccttaccccactagtaacacacgactgaccccactagtaacacatgccTTACCCTAGTAGTAACACATGACTGACCCCACAAGTAACACATGATTGACTCCACTACTAACACATGACTTACCCCACTTCTACTGTTATGTGTTCGAGCAAATCCCTCAATGTCTGCATTCCCGCCACTTGGCTTTTCTATCAATGTTGATAGGTCTCCGCCACTAAGTAGGGGATTCTGAAAGAGAGGTGACCGATGAATACAGTCTACAGTTGATTTGAATAAAGCATTACCTACCAAGACAGCAAAGCCCTACagtgtttttgttaacttATGAGGGATTTCAAACATGCTGAAAAAGAGGCTTCTCACCGTTTAAAGCTTTTCATATGTGCAATCATAATTTGAAAATGTCACAGTGCTACACATGCCTAAGAGTTCATCAATCAGGATACAAGAACAATATGTCTGATTGACATGAAATATTAGGAAGAAGGTTTCCATCTGTTGTGATGTGTGTGCACTGCTAGGTATTCCTTTGCCACACTGAGTGGGTAGTGAGGTATTCCTTTGCCACACTGAGTAGGTAGTGAGGTATTCCTTTGTCTGCTAATTGGGTAGTGAGGCATTCCTTTGCCACACTGAGTGGGTAGTGAGGTATTCCTTTGCCACACTGAGTGGGTAGTGAGGTATTCCTTTGTCTGCTAATTGGGTAGTGAGGCATTCCTTTGCCACACTGAGTGGGTAGTGAGGCATTCCTTTGCCACACTGAGTGGGTAGTGAGGTATTCCTTTGTCTGCTAATTGGGTAGTGAGGCATTCCTTTGCCACACTGAGTGGGTAGTGAGGTATTCCTTTGCCACACTGAGTGGGTAGTGAGGTATTCCTTTGTCTGCTAATTGGGTAGTGAGGTATTCCTTTGCCACACTGAGTGGGTAGTGAGGTATTCCTTTGCCACACTGAGTGGGTAGTGAGGTATTCCTTTTCCACACTGAGTGGGTAGTGAGGTATTCCTTTTCCAGACTGAGTGGGTAGTGAGGTATTCCTTTGCCACACTGAGTAGGTAGTGAGGTATTCCTTTGTCTGCTAATTGGGTAGTGATGCATTCCTTTGCCACACTGAGTGGGTAGTGAGGTATTCCTTTGCCACACTGAGTAGGTAGTGAGGTATTCCTTTGCCACACTGAGTAGGTAGTGAGGTATTCCTTTGTCTGCTAATTGGGTAGTGATGCATTCCTTTGCCACACTGAGTGGGTAGTGAGGTATTCCTTTTCCACACTGAGTGGGTAGTGAGGTATTCCTTTTCCAGACTGAGTGGGTAGTGAGGTATTCCTTTGCCACACTGAGTAGGTAGTGAGGTATTCCTTTGTCTGCTAATTGGGTAGTGATGCATTCCTTTGCCACACTGAGTGGGTAGTGATGCATTCCTTTGCCACACTGAGTGGGTAGTGAGGTATTCCTTTGCCACACTGAGTAGGTAGTGAGGTATTCCTTTGCCACACTGAGTGGGTAGTGAGGTATTCCTTTGCCACACTGAGTGGGTAGTGAGGTATTCCTTTGCCACACTGAGTGGGTAGTGAGGTATTCCTTTGCCACACTGAGTGGGTAGTGAGGCATTCCTTTGCCACACTGAGTGGGTAGTGAGGTATTCCTTTGCCTGCTGAGTGGGTAGTGAGGTATTCCTTTGCCTGCTGAGTGGGTAGTGAGTTATTCCTTTGCCACACTGAGTGGGTAGTGAGGTATTCCTTTGCCACACTGAGTGGGTAGTGAGGTATTCCTTTGCCACACTGAGTGGGTAGTGAGGTATTCCTTTGCCACACTGAGTGGGTAGTGAGGTATTCCTTTTCCACACTGAGTGGGTAGTGAGGTATTCCTTTGCTGTTTGAGTGGGTAGTAAGGCATTTATTTTAAGGGGGCTGATGTATGCAAAAATAGATCAATTTCTTTGATAGTTTTCAACAACATTCAAGAGAGGCTAGCACGGCTGCTGACTGTGTCATGATATCAGCATATTTATTACCTGGGCAGCACCAACACGCGATGGGTCGCTTGTCGCTTTCTCATTACTAAAGGTTCTCCACTCAGATCCAACGTCAACAACTCTGCATGAACATTACATTTCTTATCAGTATGGGTCATTCACAATTAAGTCTTGGCATGCATGGGCCAGAACTGTGCAGCAAGTGCTAAAATATCAGGTGGGGtagggggggcacaatacagaaacattaagaaaacaactgGGACACAGTTATGCCACCTATGggccatttccttatatatattatttctaAAATATGTGGAGGTATGGTatatagctgtcaactctccagcattaggcgggagtctcaagattttgaaccttttctttggcttattttcttgaaaatatccatac from Nematostella vectensis chromosome 8, jaNemVect1.1, whole genome shotgun sequence encodes:
- the LOC125570152 gene encoding uncharacterized protein LOC125570152 — its product is MPHYPLSVAKEYLTTHSVWQRNTSLPTQCGKGIPHYPLSVAKEYLTTYSVWQRNTSLPTQCGKGMHHYPLSVAKECITTQLADKGIPHYLLSVAKEYLTTHSVWKRNTSLPTQCGKGIPHYPLSVAKECITTQLADKGIPHYLLSVAKEYLTTYSVWQRNTSLPTQCGKGMHHYPISRQRNTSLPTQCGKGIPHYPLSLEKEYLTTHSVWKRNTSLPTQCGKGIPHYPLSVAKEYLTTQLADKGIPHYPLSVAKEYLTTHSV